From the Microplitis mediator isolate UGA2020A chromosome 6, iyMicMedi2.1, whole genome shotgun sequence genome, one window contains:
- the LOC130669492 gene encoding uncharacterized protein LOC130669492, which yields MKSIEPIVLCLLFAEVAVSVDIKFSDSSAINNSSISHVHTLQLLELCFPDRMNPVAVSSNLTDIIYEIKKNEQTNSSVLAIDENLFLSDVSVNTEETKKFIGHNSYPSYILSADSLDVLENILTDIDQWDPWNSERVVFAIGKQCSDALATLKCLWHFKVLLSYFTCPNRFNNDTIVYTFNPYADQAPKPWRKVNAPDKPPDPWTLYRMSFVNDEKTCSSVAFDKTAHIENHKLQSWYNHIAFNRTELIYQVILSAINVTPIDYVPFRRTFDTLFVTDHRNINEMPDSYKNIIPSYLQGGYVIITQKHNTIPTFSQVAADFFTHQNIIMLSVILVFTFGMILLNHKYHFGAAVLDLLALILNMGTMTHIDKLTMRITFLSATLFIFIFNPALQGQLASILSRPGHKNIETLKDLRENNYHIYFLYSSEIDRELRSTNLWDDKSFEKYVHHLSMVYDSSCLENVGKNASIACIIDYSELEHIDFDAHISSKAFAHKLNVFMTDRNWAFNKRVTKISLKLMETGFLNYFEKRELYKTLMNKRKIIERLKKLTDYNQLDLEDSALAYIAIALSTVWALIVFGTEFIIRRVEVHSYKRSQELELKKSIIRERIATTVSRITYLDQQV from the exons atgaagtCGATTGAGCCGATCGTTTTGTGTTTATTATTTGCGGAGGTCGCAGTGTCTGTTGATATAAAGTTTTCTGATTCTTCAGCTATAAATAATTCTTCAATTTCTCATGTTCACACG TTACAATTACTGGAGTTATGTTTTCCTGATCGAATGAACCCGGTGGCAGTCAGTTCTAATTTGACGGATATCATTTACGAAATCAAGAAAAATGAACAAACAAACTCATCTGTTCTTGcaattgatgaaaatttatttctatcagATGTCAGCGTTAATACAGaagaaacgaaaaaatttattggacacAATTCATATCCGAGCTATATTTTATCTGCTGATTCCCTCGATGTACTTGAAAATATTCTTACCGACATCGACCAGTGGGATCCTTGGAACAGCGAGCGGGTCGTTTTCGCGATTGGAAAGCAGTGCAGCGATGCATTGGCGACACTTAAATGTCTGTGGCACTTCAAAGTGCTGTTATCATATTTCACATGTCCAAACAGATTCAACAACGATACGATCGTCTACACATTTAATCCGTACGCAGATCAAGCACCCAAACCATGGAGGAAAGTCAACGCACCGGACAAACCACCTGATCCATGGACACTCTACAGAATGTCATTCGTAAACg ATGAAAAGACTTGTTCTAGTGTGGCGTTTGACAAAACTGCACATATAGAAAACCACAAACTTCAATCGTGGTACAATCATATAGCGTTTAATAGAACGGAATTAATTTATCAGGTGATATTATCAGCAATTAATGTTACACCTATTGATTACGTACCATTTCGAAGAACATTTGATACCCTATTCGTAACCGATCACCGAAACATCAATGAGATGCCGGATAGCTACAAGAACATAATTCCTTCCTATCTGCAAGGTGGTTATGTGATAATAACTCAAAAGCACAACACCATACCGACTTTCAGCCAAGTAGCTGCTGATTTCTTCACtcatcaaaatataataatgctGTCTGTTATTTTGGTATTTACGTTTGGTATGATTCTGCTAAACCACAAGTACCATTTCGGTGCAGCTGTCTTAGATCTCTTGGCTCTGATATTAAACATGGGGACGATGACCCACATCGACAAGTTGACGATGCGCATCACTTTCCTAAGCGCGAccctgtttatttttattttcaacccAGCGCTCCAGGGGCAGCTAGCTTCTATTTTATCTCGTCCAGgccataaaaatattgaaaccCTTAAGGACTTGAGGGAAAACAATTAccacatttattttctttattcatcGGAGATCGACCGTGAATTGAGGAGCACTAATTTATGGGATGACAagtcttttgaaaaatatgtgCATCACTTAAGTATGGTTTATGATTCTTCTTGTCTAGAAAACGTTGGGAAAAATGCTTCCATTGCTTGTATTATTGATTATAGTGAACTTGAACACATTGATTTTGACGCTCACATTTCTTCAAAAGCGTTTGCTCATAAATTAAACGTGTTTATGACTGACAGAAATTGGGCGTTTAATAAAAGAGTTACTAAGATATCCCTAAAATTGATGGAAACTggctttttaaattattttgaaaaacgcgaactttataaaactttgatgaacaagagaaaaattattgaaagacTTAAGAAGCTGACAGATTATAATCAATTGGATCTTGAAGATTCTGCTTTGGCTTATATTGCGATTGCGCTGTCTACAGTTTGGGCCCTCATCGTTTTCGGTACTGAATTTATCATTAGAAGGGTCGAAGTGCATTCTTATAAACGTTCGCAAGAGCTCGAGCTGAAGAAGTCGATAATCAGAGAGAGAATTGCGACTACTGTTAGCAGAATAACTTATCTTGATCAACAAGTCTAA